In Carya illinoinensis cultivar Pawnee chromosome 9, C.illinoinensisPawnee_v1, whole genome shotgun sequence, the following are encoded in one genomic region:
- the LOC122275249 gene encoding protein PHYTOCHROME KINASE SUBSTRATE 4, translating to MERATVNDKDASFSSYLRPDEPINGKQEQRAVDGCSSTIVDEISIFDAHKYFNESSNIGAQKVGCNSRVLSRVFNVNVVNLERGSERLDPSAALPGRFSSASSSVDGYTNVRNYGARSFHATTPTTSSEASWNSQTGLLSKPPGAISVSMQNVHHLDEKKVEGCGRTTARWFLRRRCPCSGKKSVQVREEKAPEPKIPPLPPTLLHHRDHPSTGPIMNLKRQSSKFENTLSAPNKWSQSSLFHSNLQGERAVVVASGRPFSTNHGAGFTFPILNPSSLSSTAKSPLKLPVDIKAGGISIEDPPRHSLEVFRPSHETISVNTNNSCKASDQSFTFPASPKSRMNIDDEVASDASSDLFEIESFSTQTTSYPIPSHRRDSLDEASIFDARRLAANGSFLFNRRSSLEEPMTPSSISEIARRIEGYEPSEASIDWSVTTAEGFDRASVASLSVVASEFVEDETMIMQAGSDQRPDPEKRKRRLASASASTSGNGLLLSCRCEKAVSVGPNPVKCVSTAEGHREGPPLSTKSSTLRHVGSRPPIANKPPLARSPSARVSLPLST from the coding sequence atggaaagagcaacagttaaTGACAAGGATGCCTCTTTCTCCTCTTATCTCAGACCAGATGAGCCTATTAATGGCAAACAAGAACAGCGTGCTGTCGATGGATGTAGTAGTACTATAGTCGATGAGATTAGCATTTTTGACGCTCACAAGTACTTCAACGAATCGAGTAATATTGGCGCTCAGAAAGTTGGCTGCAATAGTAGAGTACTTTCCCGTGTGTTTAATGTCAATGTTGTGAATTTGGAACGTGGTTCGGAGCGATTAGATCCCTCAGCAGCTCTGCCCGGCAGATTCTCTTCTGCTTCGTCCTCCGTGGATGGCTATACTAATGTTAGAAACTATGGAGCTCGTTCTTTCCATGCCACAACTCCGACAACTTCATCGGAGGCCAGTTGGAACAGCCAAACTGGTCTCTTATCCAAACCTCCGGGCGCAATTTCAGTTTCCATGCAGAATGTTCACCATCTtgatgagaagaaagttgaaggCTGTGGTAGAACTACTGCAAGATGGTTTTTACGAAGAAGATGCCCCTGTTCAGGCAAGAAATCCGTTCAAGTACGAGAAGAAAAGGCACCGGAACCCAAAATTCCACCACTACCACCAACATTACTGCACCACCGTGATCACCCCAGCACGGGTCCAATCATGAATCTCAAAAGGCAGAGCTCCAAGTTTGAAAACACTTTGTCCGCACCCAACAAATGGAGCCAAAGTAGTCTTTTTCATTCAAATCTGCAGGGGGAGCGTGCTGTTGTAGTGGCCTCCGGGAGGCCCTTTAGTACTAACCATGGTGCTGGCTTCACCTTTCCCATACTAAATCCGTCGTCATTGTCATCGACGGCGAAATCCCCACTAAAACTGCCGGTTGATATCAAAGCTGGAGGCATTAGTATTGAAGATCCACCTCGTCATTCCTTGGAAGTGTTCCGTCCCTCGCATGAAACTATCTCCGTTAATACTAATAATTCATGCAAGGCTAGTGATCAGAGTTTTACGTTCCCAGCAAGTCCCAAGTCAAGAATGAATATTGATGATGAAGTGGCAAGCGACGCCAGCTCCGACCTGTTTGAGATAGAGAGTTTCTCAACTCAGACCACTTCCTATCCGATACCATCGCACCGCCGAGATTCCCTGGACGAGGCCTCCATCTTTGATGCAAGACGATTGGCTGCTAACGGGTCTTTCTTGTTTAACAGACGTAGTAGCCTCGAGGAGCCAATGACACCGTCCAGTATTAGTGAAATTGCACGAAGAATCGAGGGCTACGAGCCGAGCGAGGCTAGCATTGATTGGAGCGTGACAACCGCTGAGGGTTTCGATCGAGCTAGCGTCGCAAGCTTGTCAGTTGTCGCATCAGAATTTGTCGAAGACGAGACAATGATTATGCAGGCCGGGAGTGATCAACGGCCCGacccagaaaaaagaaaacggaGATTGGCATCGGCATCGGCTTCGACATCTGGGAATGGGTTGTTGTTGAGCTGTCGATGCGAGAAGGCGGTGAGCGTGGGGCCAAACCCAGTAAAGTGCGTGTCTACTGCTGAAGGACATAGGGAGGGTCCACCTCTGTCAACGAAGTCGTCCACATTGAGGCATGTGGGTAGTAGGCCACCCATCGCGAATAAGCCACCGCTTGCGAGGTCTCCCTCAGCACGAGTGTCTCTTCCTCTTTCAACATAG